The Burkholderia sp. NRF60-BP8 genomic sequence CGCGGCCGATGACGATCATCCGTTCGATGCCCGCGAGCGCCGCGACGGCCTGCGACCAGTCGAGCCGGCCGGCCTGCGCGAGCACGTCGGGCAGGCCGCGCAGCGCGGTCATCAGCGCGGCGTCGCGCTGCCAGTACGCGACGATCTGCGCGGACAGCGACAGCATCGCGATATAGCTCTTGGTCGCGGCGACCGACAGCTCGGGGCCGGCCAGCAGCGGCAACCGGTGCTCGCACGCGTCGGCGAGCGGCGACGGCAGCACGTTCACGGCGGCGACGGTGCGTGCGCCGGCTTCGCGCAGCGCGGCCATCGTATTGACGAGATCGGGGCTCTTGCCCGACTGGGAAAAGGCGATCGCGAGCTGGTCCTGCACTTTCAGCGGCGCCTGCTGCAGCGTCGCGACCGACATCGGCAACGACGCGACCGGCACGCCGAGGCGGCTCATCGTCAGGCTCGCGAAATAGCTGGCGGCGTGATCCGAGCTGCCGCGCGCGACCGTCAGCGCGACGGCCGGCGGGTGATCGAGCAATTGGCCGGCGAGCGCTTCGACGCGCGCGGTGTCGGCGATCTGCGCGGCGACGACCTGGGCGGACTCGCGCGCTTCCTTAAGCATATTCGACAATCGATTCTCCTTCGACGTAGGTCGCGGTGAGGTTCAGGTCGCGATCGAACACCGCGAGGTCGGCCCATGCGCCGCGCTCGAGGCGGCCTCGATCGGCGACGCCGAGGTAGTCGGCCGCGTAGCGCGACATCCGGTTCGACACGTCGGCGATCGGCAGGCCGAGCGACACGAGGTTGCGCAGCGCCTGGTCCATCGTCAGCGTGCTGCCGGCGAGCGTGCCGTCGGCGAGCCGCACGCCGCCGAGGCACTTCGTCACGTGCTGGCTGCCGAGCCGGTATTCGCCGTCGGGCATGCCGGTGGCGGACGTGCTGTCGGTCACGACGTACAGGCGCGGAATCGCGCGCAGCGCCGCGCGAATCGCGCCTGGGTGGACGTGCAGCAGGTCGGGAATGATTTCCGCGTATTCGGCGTGCGCGAGCGCCGCGCCGACGAGGCCCGGGTTGCGGTGATGCAGCGGCGACATCGCGTTGAACAGGTGCGTGAAGCCGCATGCGCCGTGCTTGAGCGCGGCGACCGCGTCGTCGTAGGTCGCGAGCGAGTGGCCGAGCTGCACGCGCACGCCGCGCGCGGCCATCTCGCCGATGATCTCGATGTGGCCCGCGATTTCCGGTGCGAGCGTGACGACGCGGATCGGCGCGATCGACAGGTACTTCAGCACCTCGTCGAGCGCGGCCGACACGGCCGCGTCGGGCTGCGCGCCGAGCTTGCCGGGGTTGATGTACGGCCCTTCGAGATGCACGCCGAGCACGCGCGCGCCGCCCGGCGTGCGGTTGCGCGCGACGGTGCCGAGGTTCGCGACGACCTCCATCAGTTCGTCGCGCGGCGCGGTCATCGTCGTCGCGAGCAGGCTCGTCGTGCCGAATTGCGCGTGCGTGCGGACGATCGTCTCGATCGCGTCGCCGCCTTCCATCACGTCGGCGCCGCCGCCGCCGTGCACGTGCAGGTCGATGAAGCCGGGCAGGATGTACGGTGCGTCGTTCTGCGCGGGATCGACGGGCACGCCGTCGAGCGTGGTGATGCGACCGTTCTCGCTATCGAGCGAACCGTGAATCCAGCCGTCGGGGGTGAGGATGTTGCCAGTCAGCATGACGTTCTCTTGATGATCCGGTGACGCGGGCATCCGCGTCGTGATTTGCCATTTCGTTGCGATTCGTCGCGCCCGATTGCGTTCCATCGCGCGTGGTGCGCCGGCAGTCTCGCGCGTCAGCGTTTCAGTTCGGCGACGAAGTCGTAGTAATCGTCGCGGCAATACGTTTCGCTCATTTCGATCGCGCGCTGGTCGGCGCCATAGCCGATCCGCGTGATCACCAGCAGGGCCGAGCCCGGCTTCACCGCCATCCATTTCGCGATCGCGTGCGTCGCGTTCGCCGCGCGAAAGTGCTGCAGCGCGCGCACGACGGTCATGCCGCGCGCCTCGAGGTATTCGTACAGCGAC encodes the following:
- a CDS encoding SIS domain-containing protein; translation: MLKEARESAQVVAAQIADTARVEALAGQLLDHPPAVALTVARGSSDHAASYFASLTMSRLGVPVASLPMSVATLQQAPLKVQDQLAIAFSQSGKSPDLVNTMAALREAGARTVAAVNVLPSPLADACEHRLPLLAGPELSVAATKSYIAMLSLSAQIVAYWQRDAALMTALRGLPDVLAQAGRLDWSQAVAALAGIERMIVIGRGLGLAIAQEAALKLKETSGIQAEAFSSAEVRHGPMELIDRDYPLLVFAPPGPEQAGLLQLAADMRARGAAVLLAAPAGTPGVSGTVLPLAQSAHSALDPIAAILSFYVMAADLAVARGRNPDTPRHLNKVTETH
- the nagA gene encoding N-acetylglucosamine-6-phosphate deacetylase, with the translated sequence MLTGNILTPDGWIHGSLDSENGRITTLDGVPVDPAQNDAPYILPGFIDLHVHGGGGADVMEGGDAIETIVRTHAQFGTTSLLATTMTAPRDELMEVVANLGTVARNRTPGGARVLGVHLEGPYINPGKLGAQPDAAVSAALDEVLKYLSIAPIRVVTLAPEIAGHIEIIGEMAARGVRVQLGHSLATYDDAVAALKHGACGFTHLFNAMSPLHHRNPGLVGAALAHAEYAEIIPDLLHVHPGAIRAALRAIPRLYVVTDSTSATGMPDGEYRLGSQHVTKCLGGVRLADGTLAGSTLTMDQALRNLVSLGLPIADVSNRMSRYAADYLGVADRGRLERGAWADLAVFDRDLNLTATYVEGESIVEYA